atatatatatatatatatatatatatatatatatatatatatatatatataatatatatatatatatatatatatatatatatatatatatatatatatatatatatatatatatatatatatatatatatatatatatacctccccgaatatatatatatatatatatatatatatatatatatatatatatatatatatatatgtatatatatatgcatatatatatatatatatatatatatatatatatatatatatatatatatgtaaatagaaatagaaatagaaatagaaatatatatatatatatatatatatatatatatatatatatatatatatatatacatatagatacatatatatatatatatatatatatatatatatatatatatatatatatatatatatatatttattatttatttatttatgtatatatataaatatatatatatatatatatatatatatatgtatatatatatatatatatatatatatatatatatatatatatatatatatatatatatatatatataaatgtatatatatatatatatatatatatatatatatatatatatttatatatatatgtatatgtatatatacatatatatatatatatatatatataatatatgtaatatatatatatataaatatatatatataatatatgtatatataatatatatatatatttatatatatatatatgtatatacatatatatatacattaatatatatatatatatatgtatatatatatacatatatatatgtatatatgtatatatatatatacatacatttatacatacatatatatatatatatatatatatatatatacatatatatatatatatatatatatatatatatacatatatatatatatatatacacatatatacatatatttatacatatatatatatatatatatatatatatatatatatatatatatatacacatatatacatatatttatacatatatatatatatatatatatatatatatatatatatatacacatatatatgtatatacatatatatacatatatatatatatatatatattatatatatatatatatatataaatatgtatatatatatatataatatatatatatatatatatatatatatacatatatatatatatatatacacatatatatatatatatatatatatatatatatataatatactatatatatatatatatatatatatatatatatatatataatatacacatatatacatatatttatacatatatataatatatatatatatatatatatatatatatatatatatatgtatacatatatataatatatatatatataatatatgtatatatataacatatgtatatatatatatatatatatatatatatatgatatatgtatttatatatatacatataatatatatatatagtatatatatatatatacatatatatatatatatatatatatatatatatatatatatatatatatatatatatatatatatatatatatatatatatatatatatatatatatatatatatatatatatacacacacacacacacactcacacacacacatatatatatatatatatatatatatatatatatatatatatatatatatatttttatataaatacatatatatatatatatgtatatatatatataaatatatatatgtatatatatatatacatatatatatatatgtatattatatatatatatataatatatatatatatatatatatatatacatatatatatacatatatatatatatatatacatttatatatatatatatatatatatatatatatatattatatatatatatatatatatgcattatatatatatatatatatatatatatatatatatatatatatatatatatatatatatatatatatatatatatatatatatatatatatatatatatatatatatatatatatatatatatatatatatatatatatatatatatatatatatatatatatatatatatatatatatataatgcatatatatatatatatatatatatgtagatatagatatgtatatatatatatatatatatatatatatttaatatatatatatatatatatacatatatatatatatatatatatatatatatatatatatatatatatagaggagagagagagagagagagaggagagagagagagagagagagagagagagagagagagagagagagagagagagagagagagagagagagagagagagagacatatatatatacatatatatatatatatatatatatatatatatatatatatatatatagatagatagatagatagatagatagatagatagagagatagatagatagatagatagatagatagataaagatatataaatatatatatatatatatatatatatatatatatatatatacatatatatacatatatacatatatatatatatatatatatatatatatatatatatatatatatatatatatatatatatatgtgtgtgtgtgtgtgtgtgtgtgtgtgtgtgtgtgtatgtatctatatatatatatatatatatatatatatatatatatatatatatatatatatatatgtgtgtgtgtgtgtgtgtgtgtgtgtgtgtgtttgtgtgtgtgtgtgtgtgtgtgtgtgtgtctgtgtgtgtgtgtgtgtgagaaagagaggtggaggggagataaTCGAGAAGACGTAAGGAAAGTAATTCTGTGCGTTATTGATATGTTGGAATTACTAACGGGCGAAATACCAAACTTCGTACATTTTCTAATGAAGCGATGACTTTCCTAGGAAAGTGTgttagcatttttttctctcaaagttGAAGTCACCTGAGGAGGACAGGGATGCGAAGTGGAAACCGTTGTGTTGTTAAATCTTAGTGTCAACTGTAGCTTTGAACTTTGCAAAATTGTGCGACAGCATTTACCTTTGTGGATATAGACTATGTGCtggtttttattgtgatttgcgATTTTTGCTAATCATGGAGAGTTTGCCTTCATAAAGTATTGACTTAGGGATTGGCCCATATCAAATAAAGCTTTTTGCCGTTGCAATTCATTGATAATGTCTGAGAAAGGTGCTGAAGAACAATACCTTCCCTTGTACCAGAGAAAAAGGGGGTTTCATTACAGTAGATAGCTAAACAACAGTTGAGATGATAGGTGTCAATTTATGCCATGCCGGCATCAACAAAATTTTGTTGCCGTTTTTTACCTTAACAAGACGCAGATGTGGCGGAGGAGACCTGCTGGGAACTCTGACTCAGCACCAGTACCTGACGGAGTACGAGGTGTGCCACTACGTCCGCCAGATCCTGAGCGCTCTCGAATACATGCACGATCGCTGTATCGCGCATCTCGGCCTTAACGTGAGTACTGACCAGGGGTTTTAAAGATCTCTCACTGACTTGTCTTGGCAAATTTCAAAACAGAATTTtagatgtgtgtacgtatatatgtacatagattattacttattaatttatatttatgtgtatatatacatacatatatgcatacatacagcagCATGAAGTTGATTATGGAATACAAACGGGACAATGATTTCTTTCCTTTGCGATGAAGAAGACGGTCATCACGGTGGATCCAgtataactgatatatatatatatatatatatatatatatatatatatatatatatatatatatatatatatatatatatatatatatatatatgtcccgtTTTCGTTTTCATATGCATTCTAAAGAAGCAGCACGTGGGACTGAATATACTCTCGTGACGGCGTTAGCAGTAGGATATCTTTTAATGTGGATGTAGAAATGTTATGGCTAACTCTTTGGTTTACTAATAAATCAGAGCACCTAAAACAGTGAGACTGAATGCCCTCCCGATCCACAGGTTGGAGACATCCTCCTGACGCGGCCCAATGGCATCGAAATCAAAATCGGTGACCTCTCTCTCGCCCGAAACATCCGCATCAGCAAGGTGGCGCCCTTGGACTACGGTGAGGAGACCTATTGAgcgataatgatgagagtgaccATGTTTGATATTACGATTATGACTGTCAGTAAAgaaaattttggtgatgattatgatatacaGTCACAACATACCTCGAATGCAGGATCATTCTTTATTTTGCACTCTTTCAGGCATGCCCGAGTTCGTGGCACCAGAAGTGGCAAACGGCGAGGGCGTTACATATGCCGCTGACATGTGGTCTTTGGGCATAATCACGTACCTGCTTTTGTCAGGAACCTCACCGTTCAGGTAGGGCAAATAGCAAACATTTCTCGCTGCCTATTTTTGGATACGTCATCTTTTTATGACGAGCGAATAGTGAGTGGTGATTTTTATCCctatgagaatagaaaataatgattttatttcctGGCCTCAATGCTAATCTATAAAAGGCTTCGATTGCTGTTTCTAACCCGACCTTCCCTTCCGAAGGGGCGAGAATGACCGCGAGACGCTGACCCGAgtcaagaagggagagatgagctTCGACATGGAGGCCTTCAGACACATCTCGGACGAGGCCAAGGACTTTATCGCCAAGCTTCTGCTGTTCAAGGTAAGGTCGAGAGGAAGAGCGGAGCATCTCAGTCGACCTTAAGTAGAATGGAAAGCATGAAACATTTAGGAAGATAGAGCTCACAATTTGGAACTTATTTGGAAACCTCAGACATTGTCACGAGTTGGCGAAAATTAGCTTCAAACTAGATATAAAACTTAAGTGAAATTTCCTACCCGGAAATTGGGGGCTTTCTGTCACTGAAGGTGAATGATAGTACCTCACGTTGGCAATACTGCATTTGCTCCTCAAAGTCTGTTATCCCGCAGCCTGACGTGCGCATGAACGTGAAGGACGCCCTCCTGCACCCATGGATCAAGAAGTGCCTCGACCCTCCAGGTGATGCTTACAAGATCAACACAGACAGACTAAAGTCGTACTACGCCAAGTTCAGGTAGGCATATGATGGCCAAGAATTTTATTCTTGTATTGCCAAGTCAATCAGAATCATgttattctcaaaaaaaaaaaaaaaagatatatatatatatatatatatatatatattgttatatgaaTCCTAAAAGGCATTACATATAAATGAAAGTAGACAGGAATCTGAGGACTAACCCACGGGTGCGCCTCCACAGGGACTGGTACAGCAACGCCTCATGCAAGCGCTGGTTCCGCCGCCGCACCCTCGCGTCCTGTTTCACCCACCCCAGCAAGATGGTGTATCCTCCGGGAGAAGTGTACACCCCACCAGAGTCGCCGGAGAGAGACATTGTTCCCGCTGAGCCGGAGGATTACCACGTGCCCCACCGAAAATACTCTTATGAGCTCGGGCTCATCAAAAATGAAAGCCAGTGGGTATCTGTGTTCTTTAGCTgagcttttatctttttttcattttatattgtaattttctttttgtggTAAAGGGATAGTCATAGCCGCGTTATCCTTTAAGTAAGGCTATATCTGTTATGCTGAGTAGAGGATTACCTGTTCCACAGCTACCAGATGGGCCCCGACACCTACCTGCTTCAGCTACGCGACGTCGACTTCCCGTGTCGCCTGCGATCCTACATGAAGGTGGCCACCGACCGGTCACCAGCCTTCGCCATGAGCATGCGCGAAAACGACTACGATTACACTGTGAGTCCTTCCCCCTCGCAAGAGGCCGTTTGGGGTTATCGAAACTGAGCTGCGTGTAGAGGGgtcagaaaatacacacacacacatatacaaatatatatgtggatatatatatatatatatatatatatatatatatatatatatatatatatatatttgtatatatatatacacacacacatacacacacacacacacacacacacacacacacacacacacacacacacacacacacacacacacacacacacacacacacacacacacacacacgcatatgtatatgtatatgtacatatatatatatatatatatatatatatatatatatatatacacacacacacacacatatatatatatatatatatatatatatatatatatatatatatatacattcctacacacacacacacacgcacacacacacacacacacacacgcacacacacacacacacacacacacacacacacacacacacacacacacacacacacacacacacacacacacacatatatatatatatatatatatatatatacatatatatatatatatatacatatacatatatatatatatatatatatatatatatatatatatatatatatatatatatatatatatatatatatacgcacacacacacacacacacacacacacacacacacacacacacacacacacacacacacacacacacacacacacacacacacacacacacacaaacacacacacacaaacagacacacacacacacacacacacacacacacacacacacacacacacacacacacacacacacacacacacacacacacacatatatatatatgtatatatatacatatatgtatatatatacatatacatatacatatatata
The nucleotide sequence above comes from Penaeus vannamei isolate JL-2024 unplaced genomic scaffold, ASM4276789v1 unanchor848, whole genome shotgun sequence. Encoded proteins:
- the LOC138861091 gene encoding obscurin-like gives rise to the protein MIGVNLCHAGINKILLPFFTLTRRRCGGGDLLGTLTQHQYLTEYEVCHYVRQILSALEYMHDRCIAHLGLNVGDILLTRPNGIEIKIGDLSLARNIRISKVAPLDYGMPEFVAPEVANGEGVTYAADMWSLGIITYLLLSGTSPFRGENDRETLTRVKKGEMSFDMEAFRHISDEAKDFIAKLLLFKPDVRMNVKDALLHPWIKKCLDPPGDAYKINTDRLKSYYAKFRDWYSNASCKRWFRRRTLASCFTHPSKMVYPPGEVYTPPESPERDIVPAEPEDYHVPHRKYSYELGLIKNESHYQMGPDTYLLQLRDVDFPCRLRSYMKVATDRSPAFAMSMRENDYDYTVSPSPSQEAVWGYRN